One window from the genome of Strix uralensis isolate ZFMK-TIS-50842 chromosome 22, bStrUra1, whole genome shotgun sequence encodes:
- the LOC141953715 gene encoding feather keratin Cos1-2, protein MSCYDQCLPCRPCGPTPLANSCNEPCVRQCQSSTVAIQPSPVVVTLPGPILSSFPQNTVVGSSTSAAVGSILSCDGVPINSGGFDLSCITSRYCGRRCPPC, encoded by the coding sequence cggccctgcggcccgaccccgctggccaacagctgcaatgagccctgtgtcaggcagtgccagagctccaccgttgccatccagccctcccccgtggtggtgaccctgcccggacccatcctcagctccttcccacagaacaccgttgtgggctcctccacctccgctgccgttggcagcatcctcagctgtgacggagtgcccatcaactctgggggctttgacctctcctgcattaccagccgctactgtggcagaaggtgccccccctgctaa